The following coding sequences are from one Loxodonta africana isolate mLoxAfr1 chromosome 18, mLoxAfr1.hap2, whole genome shotgun sequence window:
- the LOC100664854 gene encoding cytochrome b5 domain-containing protein 1 isoform X2, whose amino-acid sequence MPRRGLVAGPDFEFFQRRYFTPAEVAQHNRPEDLWVSYLGYVYDLTPLAQKYKGDLLLKPIVEVAGQDISHWFDPKTKDIRKHIDPLTGTLRYRTPRGRFLHVPPQLPRSDWANDFGKPWWQGSHYEVGRLSAKTRHIRIINTLTSQEQTLEAQGGSYEAW is encoded by the exons ATGCCGCGCCGGGGCCTAGTGGCCGGGCCAGACTTTGAATTTTTCCAGCGTCGCTATTTCACGCCGGCAGAGGTGGCCCAACACAACCGGCCCGAGGACCTTTGGGTGTCTTACCTGGGCTACGTGTATGATCTAACGCCGTTGGCACAGAAGTACAAGG GGGACTTGCTGTTGAAACCCATCGTGGAAGTTGCAGGCCAGGACATCAGCCACTGGTTTGACCCAAAGACCAAAGAC ATCCGCAAGCACATAGATCCCCTGACCGGCACTCTGAGGTACCGCACACCGCGGGGCCGCTTCTTGCACGTCCCTCCTCAGCTACCCCGTTCGGACTGGGCCAATGATTTCggcaagccctggtggcaggggTCGCATTACGAGGTAGGGCGACTGTCTGCGAAGACCCGGCACATCCGCATCATTAACACGCTCACTTCGCAGGAGCAGACATTGGAG GCCCAGGGCGGCAGTTATGAAGCTTGGTGA
- the TMEM88 gene encoding transmembrane protein 88, with product MADVLGAQRPVPGGGPEPRDPLDCWACAVLVTAQNLLVAAFNLLLLSVVLGTILLPAVTMLSFGFLCHSQFLHFTAPPCPAHLQDPGFTALLVTGFLLLVPLLILALASYRRLCLRLRLADCLVPYSQALYRRRRAPQPRQTRGSPGAQALPTSGKVWV from the exons ATGGCGGATGTTCTCGGGGCGCAGCGACCGGTGCCTGGCGGCGGCCCAGAGCCCCGAGACCCCCTGGACTGCTGGGCCTGTGCTGTGCTGGTAACGGCCCAGAACCTGCTGGTGGCAGCTTTCAACCTGCTCCTGCTGTCAGTGGTACTGGGGACCATCCTGCTACCCGCTGTCACCATGCTGAGCTTCGGCTTCCTCTGCCACTCCCAG TTCCTGCACTTCACGGCACCCCCTTGCCCCGCGCATCTGCAGGATCCGGGCTTCACGGCCCTGCTGGTCACCGGCTTCCTGCTCCTCGTGCCGCTGCTCATACTTGCCCTGGCCAGCTACCGCCGCCTCTGCCTGCGCCTCCGTCTGGCCGACTGCCTCGTGCCCTACAGCCAAGCCCTCTATCGGCGCCGGCGTGCCCCGCAGCCGCGGCAAACCCGAGGCTCGCCTGGGGCCCAGGCTCTTCCCACGTCAGGGAAGGTCTGGGTCTGA
- the LOC100664854 gene encoding cytochrome b5 domain-containing protein 1 isoform X1 has product MPRRGLVAGPDFEFFQRRYFTPAEVAQHNRPEDLWVSYLGYVYDLTPLAQKYKGDLLLKPIVEVAGQDISHWFDPKTKDIRKHIDPLTGTLRYRTPRGRFLHVPPQLPRSDWANDFGKPWWQGSHYEVGRLSAKTRHIRIINTLTSQEQTLEVGALESMWEILHRYLPYNAHAASYTWKYEGKNLKMDSTLEENGIWDEDEEFDWLNMDSTLYTPALLLYFNDDLTEL; this is encoded by the exons ATGCCGCGCCGGGGCCTAGTGGCCGGGCCAGACTTTGAATTTTTCCAGCGTCGCTATTTCACGCCGGCAGAGGTGGCCCAACACAACCGGCCCGAGGACCTTTGGGTGTCTTACCTGGGCTACGTGTATGATCTAACGCCGTTGGCACAGAAGTACAAGG GGGACTTGCTGTTGAAACCCATCGTGGAAGTTGCAGGCCAGGACATCAGCCACTGGTTTGACCCAAAGACCAAAGAC ATCCGCAAGCACATAGATCCCCTGACCGGCACTCTGAGGTACCGCACACCGCGGGGCCGCTTCTTGCACGTCCCTCCTCAGCTACCCCGTTCGGACTGGGCCAATGATTTCggcaagccctggtggcaggggTCGCATTACGAGGTAGGGCGACTGTCTGCGAAGACCCGGCACATCCGCATCATTAACACGCTCACTTCGCAGGAGCAGACATTGGAG GTGGGAGCCCTGGAATCAATGTGGGAAATCCTACACCGCTATCTCCCCTATAACGCACACGCTGCCAGCTACACATGGAAATATGAAGGGAAGAACCTGAAAATGGACAGTACCCTGGAGGAGAATGGGATCTGGGATGAAGACGAAGAATTTGACTGGCTCAACATGGACAGTACACTCTACACACCTGCATTACTGCTGTACTTCAACGATGATCTCACTGAGCTATAA
- the NAA38 gene encoding N-alpha-acetyltransferase 38, NatC auxiliary subunit: protein MAGAGPAMLLREENGCCSRRQSSSSAGDSDGEREDSPAARARQQLEALLNKTMRIRMTDGRTLVGCFLCTDRDCNVILGSAQEFLKPSDSFSAGEPRVLGLAMVPGHHIVSIEVQRDSLAGPPYL from the exons ATGGCCGGAGCTGGGCCAGCAATGCTGCTACGAGAGGAGAATGGCTGTTGTAGCCGGCGTCAAAGCAGCTCCAGCGCTGGG GACTCGGATGGGGAGCGCGAAGACTCGCCGGCTGCGCGCGCACGGCAGCAGCTGGAGGCGCTGCTTAACAAGACAATGCGCATTCGTATGACGGACGGACGGACTTTAGTCGGCTGCTTCCTCTGCACCGACCGCGACTGCAATGTCATCCTCGGTTCGGCGCAGGAGTTCCTCAAGCCGTCGG ATTCCTTTTCTGCCGGGGAACCCCGTGTGCTGGGTCTGGCTATGGTACCCGGACACCACATCGTTTCTATTGAGGTGCAAAGGGACAGCCTGGCGGGGCCTCCCTATCTCTGA